A region of Haliotis asinina isolate JCU_RB_2024 chromosome 7, JCU_Hal_asi_v2, whole genome shotgun sequence DNA encodes the following proteins:
- the LOC137290763 gene encoding exosome complex component RRP40-like: MGDHVGSVFMPGDLLTNLKYSETSGKCNLGPGLRLDEENVYVTKPGILRYREPHLYWIDCHQKRYVAVKGDHVLGVVTAKAGDIFRVDIGTSELASLSYLSFELATKRNRPDVKVGDIVYCRLLVANKDMEPEVVCIDSHGRSSGMGVIRNEGFMFTCSLNLVRKVLSPQCALSKTLGKHLPYEMTVGMNGRIWVRGRSTNQTIAIANAISVAEHMTDPQIKAMVKRLADAIAGI; the protein is encoded by the exons ATGGGAGACCATGTGGGTTCTGTGTTTATGCCAGGGGATCTGTTAACGAATTTAAAGTATTCAGAGACGTCCGGCAAGTGTAATCTTGGTCCCGGTTTAAGATTAGATGAAGAAAATGTTTACGTCACGAAACCTGGAATTCTCAGATACAGAGAACCACATTTGTACTGGATAGACTGCCATCAGAAGAGG TATGTTGCAGTAAAGGGAGACCACGTCCTGGGTGTGGTGACAGCCAAAGCTGGGGACATATTCCGTGTCGACATTGGCACAAGTGAACTTGCCTCTCTATCATATCTCTCATTTGAATTGGCAACCAAGAGAAACAGGCCAGATGTTAAG GTGGGTGACATTGTCTACTGTCGTCTGCTGGTAGCCAACAAGGACATGGAGCCAGAGGTCGTCTGTATTGACAGCCATGGACGGAGCAGTGGTATGGGTGTCATACGCAATGAAGGGTTCATGTTTACATGTTCACTCAACTTAGTCAGAAA GGTTCTCAGTCCACAGTGTGCTCTCTCAAAGACTTTAGGCAAACACCTGCCTTATGAAATGACTGTTGGCATGAATGGCCGCATCTGGGTCCGAGGACGTTCCACCAATCAAACAATAGCCATCGCTAATGCAATATCAGTGGCGGAACACATGACAGACCCGCAGATAAAAGCAATGGTAAAAAGACTGGCTGATGCCATAGCTGGTATCTAG
- the LOC137291441 gene encoding iron-sulfur cluster assembly 1 homolog, mitochondrial-like: MAARAIGRATVRAVTSKRLIPQRAPLVLTQSAVSKLKQLMENKPEMIGVKIGVKTRGCNGLSYTLDYVSEKGKFDEEVVQDGVKVYIDSKAQLTLLGTEMDFIESKLSSEFVFNNPNITGTCGCGESFSI; the protein is encoded by the exons ATGGCCGCCAGGGCGATTGGTCGAGCCACAGTTAGAGCTGTCACATCAAAACGGCTTATACCTCAACGAGCTCCGCTAGTTTTG ACACAATCTGCTGTCAGCAAGCTGAAACAACTTATGGAAAACAAGCCAGAAATG ATTGGTGTGAAAATAGGAGTGAAGACCCGAGGGTGCAATGGACTGTCCTATACTCTAGACTATGTCAGTGAGAAGGGGAAGTTTGATGAAGAGGTCGTTCAGGATG GCGTGAAGGTTTACATTGACTCCAAGGCTCAGTTGACGCTGctgggaacagagatggacTTTATTGAATCAAAACTGTCTTCAGAATTTGTGTTCAACAACCCAAACATTACGGGTACATGTGGGTGTGGGGAGAGCTTCAGTATATAG